AAAAACATTTAAACTATGACCACAGGCAAAATAAAAAATTCTTCCGTTTCCATAATTTCTTATGTAGCCAAGAGGTAATAATTTTCCCTGCCAGTAACCATTAAATAAAACTTCTACATCGTCTTTTACATTTAAAAAGTAAAACTCGTCTTCAATTATTGTTGATGGTATTCTTCTATTTATATAATGAGAATTATTTGATTTAAGTTCAAATGGAAAGACAGGACTATGAGATATAAATTCACATCCAAGAACTTCTTTAAACTTTTTATTTTTTTTGAAATAAGCACCTGTTGAATGAATTCCTATAAGCCCTCCTCCATTTTTGATATACTGAATCAGTTTTTCTTCTTCTTTTTCATCTAAATCTGTATTGTCTGCATAAATTAAAATTCCATCGTAATTAAATATTTCATCTTTTGAAAAGATTTCTTTGTTTTTTTCAATTAAAATTTCATATTCATTTAGGTCTTTTTCTATTATCTTTGCAAGTTCAAAAGAAGGATGATAAGGTTTTTCGCCGATAAAAATTAATAATTTCTTTTTTTCCATTTTTCTCCTTTTTTATTCAAAATAAAATAAATTTAAGATTTTTTTGCAAATGAAGGGTCTGTAATTCTTTCTTCTTTAACGACTTTTTTTGGTTTTGATGATTTCTTTAACTCTTCTATTAATTGGTCATATTCTTTTCTATTAACAGGTATTTCAACCTCTTTATTCTTTTTTCCTGAAAGTATACAAGCATTTATAAATTCTACACTGTTTAATCCTTCTTCTCCATTTACAATCAGTTTTTCTCCATAAAGAACCGCTCTGGCAAAATTTCTTATTATTACAGAATGACCTGTTTGAATATTTGATGTAATTTCAATCTTTTCTTCAGTATATTTTAAAGAGCCCCACATACTTTCTACTTTAACAATTGATTCACTTATTGGATATTCAAAAGAGTAAAAAGTAAGAGAACTTCCTCTGATTACAAGTTTTCCTTTATCTCCTGTGAATTCCATATGTAACGGTCCAACAGGCTCACAGGTAGATGTATAATAATATCCCCATGCACCATTCTTATATTCAAGAAGCGCACTTACTTCATCTTCTACTTCTATATCATGGAGTTTTGTTCTTGTTTTTGCATAAATTTTTTTAGGTAAGCCTCCAAGAAGAGTAAACAAATCAATTGTATGAGGCGCCTGGTTTATTAAAACACCTCCTCCTTCTCCAATCCATGTTGCTCTCCATGTTGCACTATTATAATATGCCTGACTTCTATACCATGGGTCTACACATACACTTTTCTGAATTTCTCCAAGTGCCCCGCTTTTAATAATTTCCACTGCTTTTTTAAATAGTGGTTCTGCTCTTCTTTGAAACATAATTGTGAAAACTTTACCTGATTTTTTTGCTGCTTTTATCATTTTGTCTGCATCTGAAACTCTTACGGCAATTGGTTTTTCGCTTAAAACATGAAGTCCATTTTCAAAAGCAAATATTGCTATTTCAGGATGAAACCAGTGGGGAGTTGCAATTATTACACCGTCACATAATCCACTTTTTATTGCTTCTTTATAATCAGTAAAATATTTAACTCCTAATTCTTCTCCTTTACTTTTTGCAACATTTCCGTCTATATCACAAACAAATGTTAGTTCAGTTTCTTCAAGATTTTTAACACTTCTACAATGAGCAGAACCCATTCCACCAACTCCTATAACTCCTATTCTTAATTTTTTCATTTTCATCCTCCTTTTGATCTTTAAAATTTCTGTGCTATTTTTAATTTCGTTTCTGTTTCACCACCATTTATAAGATAGAGTAGTGGTAAAGGTCTGTCAATACCTTCAATGAATTCTGGTCTATCTTTCCATGGATTTACAGATAATACATTTGATAAATCCATCCAGTATTGAAGTCGTGCAACAGGTAAATCCCATATCATATGGAAATGATTTGCTGGAGCATACTGTTTATACTCAATCATACTTGCATATTTAGGGACTACAAATGTATGAGGCCATGTATATGTTGAAGTTTTACAAACTGCTTCTGCAAGTTTTTCAGGAAGTTCAACCGTTTCGGCCTCATCCCATATCATTGAGAATATATTATTTAATGAACTGTAAGCAAGACGACCTGCAATACCTTTAATTCCACCAGGTGAAACAAATGTAACAGAATTTCCAAGGCCTGGAAAGTAAAATTCATCAGCGAGAGGAAACTTAATTCTTTTCATTATTTCTTCAGGTTTTTCTCCCGGATAACCTGCCCAGTCAAAAGAAGCACTTCCAGAATTATCTCCATCTACAAATCCTTTAACTGCCCATATTTCATCACCTTTTATTTTTATACCAATTTTCTCTGCAAGTTGTTTAATTTCCCATCCTTCCCAGACCTTTCGGAAATCCATAAATAATGGAGGTGCTCCTCCTGAAAGATATGTAAAGAAAAGCATTGTTAAAAGTCCCTGAACATCTGCTTCTGTTGCATATGGAACTGGTTGTTTTTTACCATTATGGTCAAATGTGGAGTTAAAAATTGACTCCAT
The sequence above is a segment of the bacterium genome. Coding sequences within it:
- a CDS encoding Gfo/Idh/MocA family oxidoreductase, which codes for MKKLRIGVIGVGGMGSAHCRSVKNLEETELTFVCDIDGNVAKSKGEELGVKYFTDYKEAIKSGLCDGVIIATPHWFHPEIAIFAFENGLHVLSEKPIAVRVSDADKMIKAAKKSGKVFTIMFQRRAEPLFKKAVEIIKSGALGEIQKSVCVDPWYRSQAYYNSATWRATWIGEGGGVLINQAPHTIDLFTLLGGLPKKIYAKTRTKLHDIEVEDEVSALLEYKNGAWGYYYTSTCEPVGPLHMEFTGDKGKLVIRGSSLTFYSFEYPISESIVKVESMWGSLKYTEEKIEITSNIQTGHSVIIRNFARAVLYGEKLIVNGEEGLNSVEFINACILSGKKNKEVEIPVNRKEYDQLIEELKKSSKPKKVVKEERITDPSFAKKS